In a single window of the Pseudomonas oryzihabitans genome:
- a CDS encoding chaperone modulator CbpM, with protein sequence MSSLIVLQEFCVLCEVSEPVVVDIVEHGILAPQRGKRPAEWHFDTGALHRARRAVRLRHELDLDWSATALALHLLDEVEELRRENQRLRRRLERFAGELRDV encoded by the coding sequence ATGAGCAGTCTGATCGTCCTGCAGGAATTCTGCGTGCTCTGCGAGGTGAGCGAGCCCGTGGTGGTGGACATCGTCGAGCACGGCATCCTGGCGCCCCAGCGCGGCAAGCGCCCGGCCGAGTGGCACTTCGACACCGGTGCCCTGCACCGCGCCCGTCGCGCTGTACGCCTGCGCCACGAGCTGGACCTGGACTGGTCCGCGACCGCCCTGGCCCTGCACCTTTTGGATGAGGTGGAAGAGCTGCGCCGCGAGAACCAGCGCCTGCGTAGACGGCTGGAGCGCTTCGCCGGAG